AAAATCAACATCATGCCCTTAAGATTCTTACTGTATTTTATCGTTCTCTTCCCAAGCCTCCAGAATCCTCTGCACAAGGTGGCAGTGCTGAAACAACTTGTGAAAGACACAGATAAAGTTAATCAATTGTTATACATCAGAAAGATTCACCGCAGTGGGTGTTCCAGtagattaaatgtaatttaaagctACTAGGAAGAACCTTATTTGAATTAGACTTAGTGATCCCTATGGATAAAAGTGGTACTTATCATTTTCAGCAGTATAATTTAACTGGAATCTGAGCCAGCGGCAAAGAAGAAATGGCATATATTCTATTTGCTGATTGTGTCATTTACTTGTGTAGGTCATTTATATACATCAGTAATACATTGAGACTGTTTAAAAACCAGTTAAAAGTTCCTCGTAGTATCTTTAAGCCTCCTGCTTCAAACACAAGCAGAGACACCTACATGAGTCACCATTAGATTGTGTGCAGAGTTTTCAGGGGTGGCTGGAGGTTCAGAAGGTGTATCAGTCAAAGCCTGCTCTTGTGAAACCTCCTGATATGGTTGGAACTTTTCCTGGGATCCCAAACCAGGCTGAAGTCTCATTTCGTGGGCACAGGGCCGGAGGATGGCAGCAACACAAAGCTCTACTTGGAGGTGCAGGAAGTTGTTCCATGTATACTTGAAGAACAAGTCCTGAGAAATGAATATGTAAAAAttgtacatttaacatttatcaCTTTCTCAACATTGTACTCTGAAAATGCAGCATGTTTGCTCATCTCACCAGAAGCAGGTCCATTGTATTGAGTCGGCAGAGTTCCTGTGCTACGACTGCATGGCTTGCAGAGCTGGTATACAGCAGAGAGGCCACCAGTCTAGCTACGTGCAGACGTGTGTTCCCTAATGGTTCCTCCAGCACACCTAGAGTGGTCAGCATGGGACTTCGCTGCAAGTGCACATAACATAACAATAAGAATCTAAAAGTTTAGTGGAGTTTTGTGAAAGAGAGGTAACAAATGTACAGCAAATATAATCTAAGAGGAGAAAAGGGCAACATGGCCAAAATGAGAACATCCTTGTTATTTAAAGCATGTTCAAAAAGGATGGCATATCATATTAAGTGTTATCTTATACTATAACAGCCATCTTAAGGAGCTATAAATGATTATATCTATGGTTACGTACCTTGGGTGGCTCCAGAAGTAGCTGGTGGAAGTGTTTCAGGTGTGGTTGGATGGCCAACAAAATACTGCTGTTAACAGTGTAGCTTCTCTCAAATCCCTGAGCATCCATTACACCATCCACCCTGTCATGAAAAAACAGACCAAACACATatcaaaaacaggaaatggatagatagatcatttattaaatggtCACACAAGACAGATGAGACTAACTTCACCAGGCCTGGgttttccaaatgaaaaaaacaaatattcttaTAAATACTGTAATCTAtaactgtttaaaaaatgcttaaaagtctcacactcacacaggccTCCTGATTTCCAGTAATGTAAGAAGAACTTGAATTCCATTAACGATACAGCCCTCGGTAGTCTCTGCTGTGAACATATTCTGCAGCaactgctccacacacacctgcctgtGGAAACACAGTTGATTATGTCATCACCTCCATGTAAAAGAGAGTGCgagcatctgtgtgtttgtttatttatctgtcTGACGTACGACTCCAGCACAGTCAGCAGAGGGTCAGGCTGTGAAATCTCTTGGAGCTGATTGGCCTGGTCTCTGCTCAGACGAATGATGTCGCACAAAGTTTGAGATGCATTGGACTGCCTCTGTGAGGATACAAGTAGGCAATTGAATAGTAGGTAAAGGGGGTATGTAAATGACAGTGATAGTATGTTCCAGCACTGGAATGAGTTActtattaatataaaaatactgaaatgcCTATCTacctcttcatctctctctggGTGAATGAGCTCTATGAGTCTCTGGGCTAGCTTCTCTTCATTCAGCCACTGTTGAACAAAGtataacacattaaaacaatctcAGTGTGtaacatgtaaatgtaaaagtatacattttgtCCCATTCTTCACATACAATAAGTGTCTCAAATCGCAGAGGGGGTGGCTCCACACAGCTGATAAGTCTTAGGAGGACATCCATCATGGCTGATGTGTCAATATGCTTCAGGACCAAGGAGAGGAATCCCTCCTTCCGTCGCAGGAAACTAATCACCTGCAAAACAACATGACACAAAAATCATTAGTTAAATATAGTGATATATCTATTTCTATCCATGTATCTATAGGCTAATTCTTCTGTTACCATTTTTAAGAGAAATACAATTTGACAGCTATCTTGGTTGAGAGTAATTTTGGGAactaaataacaacaataacacaaaaaccTAGCTGTCATCTTCTCTCAGTATGCCCTTTGATTTAGCTGTGTGAGTGAGCGCATGTGTTACCTGCTCAGTTTTCCGTGTGATGAGGTTCCCGATTGTCTTGCTGAAGAAAGATGCCAGGAGGGGGTTAAGTGGAGATGGCTGCTCCAGGAAGGCATACAGAGTTTCCAGCAGAGGCTCCTCATTACCCAGCTTATCATTGATTACTCCCACATCAGATGTCAATAGCTCACATGCTATATTTGAGTACCTGTAATAAATGAAGAGAACATGTAAAAGGTGGGTTGAATACTATGCTGCGTAGAAATGGAACAAGTTAaactctccttttttcccttaaacatttataaaaaggttGTACTTATGCTTCTCATTTACACTTGTCAATGATGTTCttagttatttaaatgtattgtgtgtctgtgaatgATCTGTGAGTCTGTCCATCCTTAAACTGTATTGTACACAAAATATCTAGCAGGTAAGTATTGTATTATTCAAAATGCATTGTCAGTGGATAGCTCACATAGTTGGACCAAGAACCTTTGGTTTCTTCAAAAATCTGAGGACACTAAAATTCTCATCTCTACTACAAAATGGCAGGTAAGAGATTTGTCTTAGTGCAGGAACAGCAAAGCACATATTTTCCAGGATACAATACTACATCAGCACATTCTACACAAGCACCTACTTGAAGCGCTTCATCTCCTCTACGCCAGCAGGGGGCTCTGTAGTAATCATACGGACCAAATCCTGCATGCACTGGTCCTGGCACATGAACAGGAGAAGTCTAAAAATCCATAATGATGAAAAAAGAAGCAGTAGTTAGCACCAGCAGGGATTACTGGaaactgaaatgtaataatatcaTATCGTGCTGATGTGctaaagtaaacaataaacagaCCTCCTGTTCTGGGCCTTGCACTCCTGCAACACATCTTCCTCATCCATGAGCTCACTGAGAGTGACATCCTCCTTATCGAGTAACGCTTCCAGGTGAGAAGATGTGTGCAAGTCAAACTTCCAAAACATGGCTGACGTCACTGGCACATACACTTAGCTGTTGATCAAAAGAGGATGTGACAGGGTGATCAGTACGCTGCaggaaacatgttttaactGGTTGCTGCAAAGTTATATTTTGTGAAACAATACGATTGCATGTATGTTTGCTCTTACATTTGGACAAGGAGTAGTATCCCCAGACAGAGGTTGCTAAAAAGCTATTGCCTCATTCACATTGCATGGCGTGGAAATCAATCAGGATCAGCAAATTCACACAAATGTAGTAAACACCACCGCTTCACTCAACCTGGAAATGaaaaatttgaaaataataatcaacacattttacagaatTACTTCGAAGATGACTTGCTCTGCCTTCCTTATAGCTTGAAGAAGAGTTTAAGTCAGCACATTTGCAATGACTTTGCTTGCACTCCTCACTGGAGAGAGCAGGAAGCAATGCATCTGCAATTGAATTACCACTGAACATCTGTGTATAAACAATAGTGGGCTTGCTTTGATAATGGCTTCACACATACAGTTACATCAGCTATTGATGACTGCTCTGAggataataacaaaacaaactccCTGAAAGAAGACACTCTATAgtttgggatttaaaaaattgacaaaacaaatgtgtcagCCAATAAATTGGGTGTGGATTATTGAGGCATGCATTAGCTGACATGTGTTACTACTGAGTGCAAACTTGAGAATGGTGTTACGATGATTAAAGTGAAACACTGGCAGACATGATCTGTCACAGACCAGTGCCTTGGGGGGTTCAGAACATTACATCTCCTTTAACTAAAGTAGACCAGAGACACACCTTAATAAAATCATCAGGCCACTATCTATTGGATTAAACAGATGATCACCATGATTAACATGAAGATGCTTATCCAGCCTGTGTTTGTTAAAATTATGGGCATGATCTTAAATAGGCCTACTGTCAATTCAGAATTCACACACTTTTAGAACATTTGTAACATGCTCACAGGGTAAAATCAAGGTTGATTATAATGCTCATTCGCAAGGCACCATTCAAATTGATTGCATAACAATAACGATCTGTGAGTATGCTGCCCTAGTATACACGTCCCTTTAATAAACATGCTGAGGTTAAACAAACAGGTGTTTTTTATCTCATTAATTCACACTTTCCCCAAAGCTAGATATTTAGTTCCATACAACAACACAACCATGTCAGCTTTAACACAGGCCTTTCTAGCGTCCTATGATCAGCTGGGTACTGTTAGCTAGCAACAGATCTTTATAACAGCAAAGTAACAGTTATATCAGCCTGCATTAAGGTCATCTTATCCAGACCGTTATCTTAATTTAACGCAGTATGAAACTAATCCCAGGTAACCAATCTCCATCAACGCGTTTACAGCTGGTGCATTTCACTTACCCTACATACATGTCGTAAACCAGCCCGCTAGCTGTGTCCTAACCGTGTTGCTAACGTTACCAAAGTATTGAAATACCGGCACCAGTGTGAAAGGATGTTTGTATTAGCTCAAAAGCTAACATTGGTCAGGTACTTATCACGGCTGCGTGGCTAAGTGGGATGATGTCCTCCTGGCTGAGACCGAGCGTTACCGTCCTTCCGACCACTTGATAGTGGGGCAGCTTGCACCGGGGTTATGATAGGTTACTAATGTTTTACTCCCAAAAAGCAAGCAACGTTTACCTTGTATCCATCATATTGTCCGTCGTCATCTACAATCTGAACGGAGACTTGGGCTGTCAGGTCACCCAGAGGCCCATTGCTGGCTGTTCATGACTGACTGCGTTGTTAGCTTGAAGATGCTACCGGTTGCAATGTCATCAACACTGCCGTTACACGGAGGTTAGCCTGCCGAGCGGCGAAGCTGATCTATGGTGTGTTGACAATGTCCAAATTACACTTCGGCAGGCCGGCAACAAAAATATCTGTCAGATTTGCGAATCAAAATGGCGGATACCTAAAACGTAATCAAAAGTTCAGCTGTCCATCAACTGAGTAAACATAGGGACCAACTCTGGGTTTATTTATTGCACCCTGAAATAGTGATGTCAGGAAATTGTGATACTGCAGTAAAATATTCAGATGCATAATTCTCAAACAAAATATTAACATGAAAATATCCAAGtaaaaattaaagtaaaatacctTTAATTTTTTAATTGTGGTAGAGAATATGcaataacatatttttacttCACAAGAACTTTCTGCCAGTCTGTCAAGTGTTTATGGACTGTCCCAAAGCCCAGGGACCAATCTCAACCTTGAACATTTAGAAATTATTTGCAACATGAACAAAATCAGTAAGTAAAACACATTGCAACCTACTCAAGGATTAGGTAAAAGCCATAGGAAAAGGATATTTTAAACTGGTGTTCATCACCTGGTGTACTGGGGACCCCATgactctgcccccccccccccctccccctttgcCCCTGTTTCAGGTTACAGGTGTTCACATTAATTATAGTACCATATGTGCATCTGCAGCTGCACTGCTCTGATAATCACACTTATTGAAAAATACAGCATATATTTACTGAAGAGATAATCCCTGAGAGTCCAGGTACTCTTTGTAGGTCAGTGATGAAAGTAGGCTGTGCAGATCATttacttattaaaaaaaagaagcaatccCACAATGTTGAAATAAGAGTAATGcaatttaaatataatcagGAAACGTTTTCTTTAAGCAGAATGGCCCTGTGAGAGTTAAAGGCTATTTATAAAATATGGTATCATAATAATGTATGTTATACATGCAAGCAGTAACATACTTTAATATTTCTGTTGATTTAAGTGTATCACATTTGAAATGCTGAACCTATACTCTGTGGTagctcaattaaaaacaaatacatattttacaaacCGATAAGTATGTACACTTTTAATAAAAGTATCTCCTGATGACAGCTGTGATAtgtattatttaagtatttaaaaaaaaaaaaaaggtagtgACTTCTTTTCCCCTTACGTTATGTTGCTATTCTAATTGGTAAATAGAAACGTCTAATCATAATGTAACAAGCCGGAAACAGGGGCTTTATGTTGTGATGCAAGTCTGGCTGACACCAGATATAATTATGCCATCATTTCCTAATGAAAAATCTCCTGGGATGCTGGAAATGTCTCAAGCTATCAGTTGGACCTTATTTTGGTGCCCCCATGGAGTGGGCCTTTAAATGCACCTATTTTTACACTTCTTCAGATAGAAATCCAAGATTTGGGTACATACTTAAAAAGCTTAACTCACACATGTTAAACTTCAAAGTGCGAAGTGTAGCCTACTTTAAAGATGGTCCCAAAAATCTCTaccacacacaccctctgcattatttgaattaaatgcGATTTCTATAAGTCAATTAACAAATTGGATTGTATGTTAGCAGATGTTTTTTCTGCATTCATTTAGTCCAAAAGTAAATCTACAGCTATTTACAGGCATTTTAACATAGTATTAATCAGCAGTATCTGACGAAGTGAACATTTAAAGTTCTATTTGAATCCATAATACcacattacaataaatgtattggaTAAAGGGGTTATTGTTATGTTACATCTGTAAAGTAGTCTTACAATactcaggtttattgccaagtaggttaacacatataaggaatttgctttggtgtattaTGGTGCTTTCATAAATACAGTAAGgggaattgaaaaaaaatagcaaatataGAACTTCATATTTTTAACTATTATTTCAGAAATCCACAACTAACTAGAAACTAAAATCCTGAAAATGCAATGGTTTAAAAGTGATAATACTTgatctgaattgtagtggaatatAATTCTACAGTAGCATACAAGTAGGCTACAAagtaatgtttaaaataactCATATTAATACATGCCCAaatggaaaaacacaatttcattcaaaaacattATAAGGATACGTTTGACGTAATTACATTAGTCCAAATTTTGAAATAATGTGGTTGCTGTTTTGTGGCATTTGTTTCTGAAAGGATGTGAGTGTATGTCGTATTATCTGGCAACCCCTGAGCGCTCCAGCCGGTGACTCGCTCAGCTGAACCTCCGCAGAaggtctttctgtgtgtgtgtagccggTTAGCATCATGGCGAACGTTGTGGATACTAAGCTATACGACATCCTCGGAGTTTCTCCATCTGCCTCTGAAAATGAACTAAAAAAGGTACGTACGTTGcgaattcaaataaaaagcaaatgggTTTAGTAAAACCGTGTAGATAAAAGTAGAGCTTACAATTTAAATGTGGCCTATAAACAAGCTAATGAACGTGAGCTAGGTTACTGTACGCTTAGGCTAGCTAAGGATTTTTTAGCACCAGCTAGCGGGTTTGCTAGCCTAGCAAGTAGGCTAAGCTAGCTAGATACGGATTCTGTACTTCATGGCACGGTGTTTTTGAACACCATTAAAGCTACCCATTGGTGGTTTTGAAATATCGGCAATGTTTACAATGTTAGTAGTTTCTACTGTTGGATTCCTAAATCAAAAAGCTGTTGTTAGCCTGCCTGAAAACAGGAATATACTGGTCACCACGAGTGTGATAGCCTGCCGGCTATTGACGTCAGTTGATACATTCCAGCAAATAGCCTTCACCAAGTCGCGCTGAAATTCAATTAAGTAACGTCTAAACAACtatgtgaaataaatgcaaGACAAGAAACCCCCTGGTTTGTTCACGCCATTTGGTGTAAGAGTTACTAAAGCTAAACCTGGCTTGAGTAAACGTTTATAGATGAACATGGATGTGGTTACTAGATAACGTTTAAGTCACTCGATGGTAGCTAACGTTAACGACATAGGTCTCTGTTTACCCCAGAGTCAATTGAAAAATCAGTCAATCAGGGGTTGTTTATAATCAATAAACCTTAGGCCTTTGCTAACATGACTTCAGCCATTTATTCAGATGTTTGTTTCTCGTATATTCTGTGACAAATCAACCACATCAACTAATGTTAATGTAACATGAAGACATGTTTTCTACCAAAGAAATCAGCATACAAGTTGGTTGCCGACAACGGACAGTGTGATTTACTTTGAAAAGGATTTTATGTCAACATGAAGTGCTTTCAGATTTATGTAAGTGAATTCTCGATTTGTCAGAAGACCATGACAGTTATGCCTTATCAGGTTAACCCAAAATAAGCTCTTCCGAAGTCGTTTCGTTTTCCTTGCGTTCAAGTATTTTGAAGTATAGTATGAGTGTCAGAGATGTCAAAGGCAGCGATGCTCCTGCCAGTGTCCTGATGTTTTTGACAGCAGGCCCACAGTCAAGCCCTTGGTTATAGAAGGATATTTAATACATTAAGTGGTTTCCTATTTGACACAGTTGGCACATAGATCAGCAAGTATCTACACATTTGTTCACTTTGATGTTGGTTTATTACAGGCTTACCGCAAATTGGCCAAAGAGTACCACCCTGACAAGAATCCCGACGCTGGAGACAAGGTAGGATGCACCAAAGCATTTCATTGTAACAGCAACACCATCATAGTTGGCAACAGCACCAGAAGCTCAATTATTCAACAATTGGGATGTAGAAATGATGTCAACTTAGTTTATTATGATCACACAGCCTTACTCTTTGAGTATTAAGACAAGTATATCAAAGTACAGAATATGAAACGGTATTTCCCTAGTGAATGCGCATCTGTGTTTGATGCGTACTGCTCCATGACTTTATTTGACACATTCTGCAAGAACATGACACAAGAGACGACactgtcttttttgttttcttttcactttgtCAGAGAGGCTCATCAAAAACCAAACTTTGGCTTTTTGCTGTGATctactgatttgtttgtctCCTAATCTATGTCAACCCTTCTGATTGATTCTTATTTTTGGTCTTCCAGTTTAAAGAGATCAGTTTTGCATATGAGGTTCTGACAACCCCAGAAAAAAAGGAGCTTTATGATCGCTATGGAGAACAGGGGCTACGAGAAGGAGGTGGCGGAGGGGCTGGCATGGACGATATCTTCTCCCACATTTTTGGCGGAGGACTGTTTGGGTTCATGGGGGGACAGGGCAGAGGACGCAATggaggcaggaggagaggggatgACATGGTACACCCTCTGAAGTAAGTCTGTTAGATAAATACAGTTTGGGTtcttacaatgtttttttttcaagtatATTGTGTTGTTGAACACATCTGATACATTTTTTGTCCCTCAGAGTTTCTCTTGAAGACCTCTACAATGGAAAAACCACCAAACTGCAGCTCAGTAAGAATGTTCTGTGTGGTGCCTGTAATGGGTGAGTTTGCTTTAAATGCTTCAATTTGATCATCACATGATTGGAAACCAGTTTTAATCTTAGCAATTACAGACATTCCTTTTAACAATGCTACTGTTTCCCTTTTTAGTCAGGGGGGTAAGGCAGGAGCCGTGCAGAAGTGTGTGGCATGCAGAGGACGAGGTATGAGAATCATGATTAGACAGCTGGCCCCTGGGATGGTCCAACAGATGCAGTCCGTCTGCACAGACTGCAATGGAGAGGGTACGAATATCTgttaacactcacacacttgctatactttaaaaatacacagaTATTTGACAGAAACCAGCACAACGTCCCTCTGAAATTGCCCCACCTCTGTATGTCTGCTTGTGCAGGTGAGGTGATAAATGAGAAGGACCGCTGCAGAAAGTGTGAGGGTCATAAGGTGAGTAAGGAGACCAAGCTCCTGGAGGTGCATGTGGACAAAGGCATGAGGCATGGACAGAAGATCACATTCTCTGGGGAAGCTGACCAAGCACCAAACATCGAACCAGGAGATATCGTCCTGGTACTGCAAGAGAAAGAACATGaggtaaaaaaaccaaaaacaggtggtttcaaataatacatttctttgttgtatttatttattgtcatagATAAgaagatatacatttttattgaaaggATGTTTTTACACTTATTAGATGTAGATGTGGCACTTTACAACAAACCTTTGAATTCAACCTAAATCAGGAATTCCGCCGTGATGGCAACGACCTTCACATTGTCCAGCGTATTGGCCTGGTTGAGGCTCTGTGTGGCTTCCAGATGACTGTTGCACACCTCGATGGACGCCAGTTGCTTGTCAAATATCCACCTGGCAAGGTCATTGAGCCAGGTAAACATGTCTTCATACCACTGTAATTGATTTGATATCTTTAAttgcattcatgtttttattaaagctaGATTTACACTCTCTGTTAGCCAACTAAtaagtcatttttattaatctttcaaaaatgttcttgGCCACCTAGTGGTATTTCAACACTTCATGTGATGCCAAAGATCAAAAGTGATGTACATGTATAAAGCATAGTTCTTGATGTATAGTACACGACTTGAACATAAAATAGGGAAAGGTTCTTATTGCTCCTGTATGCCTTTTTACACATGTTTTTGGGGCAGCCTCTGTTCGAATGGTGAAAGGCGAGGGAATGCCTCAGTACAGAAACCCGTTTGAGAAGGGAGACCTTTATGTCAAGTTTGACGTCCAATTCCCTGAAAACAACTGGATTAGCCCCGAAAAACTGAACGTGAGTGACTATCATTAATCATCCTGATTTGCACAATCTTAACTTCATTATTCTTGAATGATTGTGATGTCATAATGCACTTTTTATTAAACTCGATTGTAATCTTTCAGGAACTTGAGTGCTTGCTGCCTGCTCGCACTGAGAACCCTGTTATTGCAGCAGATGCTGAGGAAGTCGACCTGACAGAATTTGACAAGAGTCAAGGGTCAGGAGGTGGAGCCAGGAGAGAGGCCTACAATGATAGTTCTGATGAGGAAGGGGGTCATCATGGCCCAGGGGTGCAGTGTGCACACCAATAGAAAGACTCATCAATAAAGACGTGCGCACACATTAACGCATAAATACATGAACATCCCCCCAGTCTCATTGCTAACATCGTCCAAGACATGACTCGCATACATGCAGGTTTCTCTCCTTTCATAATTTCCATGAGAAAGAGAtgtacacaaatacatttacatgtataCCCTCCCTCGTCAGTTCCATGGTGCCCATAAAGTCAGAGATTTGCTGGACATGTGATGGCCATTTTTGTGTTTATGGACAGTAGTGCTCGTCAAAGCCTCCAGCAAGAATGTTCGCTGAGTGAACTTGACTGGGACCGCCCTGTTTTCATCCTAGGCTTTTACCTTTCAGTGTGGGAAACACCAGTCTAGtgtataaaatgcaaatattgttGACTATCTTGTATATGGTGTAGTTTAGTCTATCACACACAAGCGCATGCTGCTTTCTTGCTGAAGATTTTGCACTTGTATATCCGGGGTCCAGACAGGACACTACAGAGAAATATCACCACACCTGTTCAAAAATCAGTGTGTGACTGCTATCAAAGTGCCCTGCTACCATAAGAGCTGACCTGAATACAGCCCTAAAAGTGTGTCCTCTGCACAGCCTACTGAGAACCTCATCCTTTAAAGTGAACGGTCATGTTTTGAAAATGGGAAGGTCCCCCAGTTGTCACATTGCTAAAATATTAAAGTCCTAAGTAAAGCACCTGTCAGCTAGGTTTTCTTTGGAAatcaaacttgtttttctttgttttgtttgaatgttaATGTGTCTGAGACCACAGAACTGGAACCTAAGTTGTGTACTGTTCATTTGGTTTGAGGAGACACTTATGTactttgtatgtatgtgtgtgtgtaatgcagtggctcagtgtgtgtgagctgctgtgGAATGTTCTGGCATATTCGAGCGATAGGTAGTACTGCTTTGTATTGGACTGCAGTGTGAGTGGAACCTATAGGGTCAATTTAAGAGGTAAAAAACAGAATGTTTATTTGCTGAGAATTTCTCCCATGTAGACATTTCCCTCTGCTCACCAGGGCCGAGAGATCTTCCTCTCTGGCAGGAAAACCACTGGGCCCGCACCAAACCTCTGTAATATACATATCTCTCCATCGTAGTGTTGTTAGCCAAACTTACATCCTTTGACATGTTAAAAATATTCCAGACCCCATATACCTGTAAATAGCAACAGCCCCAGTCCATAGGTGCATTCAAAGT
Above is a genomic segment from Eleginops maclovinus isolate JMC-PN-2008 ecotype Puerto Natales chromosome 2, JC_Emac_rtc_rv5, whole genome shotgun sequence containing:
- the ppp6r2b gene encoding serine/threonine-protein phosphatase 6 regulatory subunit 2 isoform X1 yields the protein MFWKFDLHTSSHLEALLDKEDVTLSELMDEEDVLQECKAQNRRLLLFMCQDQCMQDLVRMITTEPPAGVEEMKRFKYSNIACELLTSDVGVINDKLGNEEPLLETLYAFLEQPSPLNPLLASFFSKTIGNLITRKTEQVISFLRRKEGFLSLVLKHIDTSAMMDVLLRLISCVEPPPLRFETLIWLNEEKLAQRLIELIHPERDEERQSNASQTLCDIIRLSRDQANQLQEISQPDPLLTVLESQVCVEQLLQNMFTAETTEGCIVNGIQVLLTLLEIRRPVVDGVMDAQGFERSYTVNSSILLAIQPHLKHFHQLLLEPPKRSPMLTTLGVLEEPLGNTRLHVARLVASLLYTSSASHAVVAQELCRLNTMDLLLDLFFKYTWNNFLHLQVELCVAAILRPCAHEMRLQPGLGSQEKFQPYQEVSQEQALTDTPSEPPATPENSAHNLMVTHLFQHCHLVQRILEAWEENDKIQSEGGMRRGYMGHLTRIANTVVHNLEKGPVHTQISSLITELPEDYRGRWETFVDHTLSETNRKNTIDLVGTGNPRPSSEDDMESPFPKELTLQQAFSDYQIQQMTANFVDQFGFNDEEFTDHDDSIGATFDRIAEININIDAGQDSANTAVFESCSKERIQPFDDDEEDIWEEKGINFATQTKSRNRFGGSRSSQGPGPAASKDCDRTTATGTDASDRAAGSDSEEEEDPKDDLDPFSSLATDTTKNTGWVADFGEVNSKAPAAGVGFSAWDTPDSKPTATEGEEKGWAKFTDFQPFCCSETGPRCSSPVDSELSGSGNTKPNQNPCVWSVCVARKAPLVASDSSSSSNSDSEDEEGKKGLVTSETVTTETITTGAGKETIRLTVDTKNERAVFSSEADKVPLEGLSIKDKGKGDEKEIGKGEKHGDCPNPTPASPINQSAAVTQETQPSANGPA
- the ppp6r2b gene encoding serine/threonine-protein phosphatase 6 regulatory subunit 2 isoform X2 yields the protein MFWKFDLHTSSHLEALLDKEDVTLSELMDEEDVLQECKAQNRRLLLFMCQDQCMQDLVRMITTEPPAGVEEMKRFKYSNIACELLTSDVGVINDKLGNEEPLLETLYAFLEQPSPLNPLLASFFSKTIGNLITRKTEQVISFLRRKEGFLSLVLKHIDTSAMMDVLLRLISCVEPPPLRFETLIWLNEEKLAQRLIELIHPERDEERQSNASQTLCDIIRLSRDQANQLQEISQPDPLLTVLESQVCVEQLLQNMFTAETTEGCIVNGIQVLLTLLEIRRPVVDGVMDAQGFERSYTVNSSILLAIQPHLKHFHQLLLEPPKRSPMLTTLGVLEEPLGNTRLHVARLVASLLYTSSASHAVVAQELCRLNTMDLLLDLFFKYTWNNFLHLQVELCVAAILRPCAHEMRLQPGLGSQEKFQPYQEVSQEQALTDTPSEPPATPENSAHNLMLFQHCHLVQRILEAWEENDKIQSEGGMRRGYMGHLTRIANTVVHNLEKGPVHTQISSLITELPEDYRGRWETFVDHTLSETNRKNTIDLVGTGNPRPSSEDDMESPFPKELTLQQAFSDYQIQQMTANFVDQFGFNDEEFTDHDDSIGATFDRIAEININIDAGQDSANTAVFESCSKERIQPFDDDEEDIWEEKGINFATQTKSRNRFGGSRSSQGPGPAASKDCDRTTATGTDASDRAAGSDSEEEEDPKDDLDPFSSLATDTTKNTGWVADFGEVNSKAPAAGVGFSAWDTPDSKPTATEGEEKGWAKFTDFQPFCCSETGPRCSSPVDSELSGSGNTKPNQNPCVWSVCVARKAPLVASDSSSSSNSDSEDEEGKKGLVTSETVTTETITTGAGKETIRLTVDTKNERAVFSSEADKVPLEGLSIKDKGKGDEKEIGKGEKHGDCPNPTPASPINQSAAVTQETQPSANGPA
- the ppp6r2b gene encoding serine/threonine-protein phosphatase 6 regulatory subunit 2 isoform X3, whose amino-acid sequence is MFWKFDLHTSSHLEALLDKEDVTLSELMDEEDVLQECKAQNRRLLLFMCQDQCMQDLVRMITTEPPAGVEEMKRFKYSNIACELLTSDVGVINDKLGNEEPLLETLYAFLEQPSPLNPLLASFFSKTIGNLITRKTEQVISFLRRKEGFLSLVLKHIDTSAMMDVLLRLISCVEPPPLRFETLIWLNEEKLAQRLIELIHPERDEERQSNASQTLCDIIRLSRDQANQLQEISQPDPLLTVLESQVCVEQLLQNMFTAETTEGCIVNGIQVLLTLLEIRRPVVDGVMDAQGFERSYTVNSSILLAIQPHLKHFHQLLLEPPKRSPMLTTLGVLEEPLGNTRLHVARLVASLLYTSSASHAVVAQELCRLNTMDLLLDLFFKYTWNNFLHLQVELCVAAILRPCAHEMRLQPGLGSQEKFQPYQEVSQEQALTDTPSEPPATPENSAHNLMVTHLFQHCHLVQRILEAWEENDKIQSEGGMRRGYMGHLTRIANTVVHNLEKGPVHTQISSLITELPEDYRGRWETFVDHTLSETNRKNTIDLVGTGNPRPSSEDDMESPFPKELTLQQAFSDYQIQQMTANFVDQFGFNDEEFTDHDDSIGATFDRIAEININIDAGQDSANTAVFESCSKERIQPFDDDEEDIWEEKGINFATQTKSRNRFGGSRSSQGPGPAASKDCDRTTATGTDASDRAAGSDSEEEEDPKDDLDPFSSLATDTTKNTGWVADFGEVNSKAPAAGVGFSAWDTPDSKPTATEGEEKGWAKFTDFQPFCCSETGPRCSSPVDSELSGSGNTKPNQNPCVWSVCVARKAPLVASDSSSSSNSDSEDEEGKKGLVTSETVTTETITTGAGKETIRLTVDTKNERAVFSSEADKVPLEGLSIKDKGKGDEKEIGKGEKHGDCPNPTPASPINQSAAVTQ